The Zea mays cultivar B73 chromosome 7, Zm-B73-REFERENCE-NAM-5.0, whole genome shotgun sequence DNA segment GCGTATGGATTTGGATTACACTAGGCAGTCCGTGTACTACGCCCGTATAAACATTTGATGACCGGCCAATTGATGCGTGGGTAGCGTTATCATAAGACACCGGAGCACGGCAGAGCACACGCAATTAGTAGGCGTGTGAATTCTGTTTCGCTCGCTGTGGGCCACTGGGCCGGTCATCATTCTTCTCGGCTGTTTATTGGCATGCTCGAAAAGCATATGTATGCACAGCTAGCTAGAGCCAAGAAGCGGACAAGCTAATGTGTATGGTTCATCCATTCATGAGATGGGTGTTGATGGTGCTGGGCAGATCAGGAATGGCGTTGCACGGCACCAAAAATCAAGACCAAAGAGGAAAATATGGTAGGAGCGGGACAAGAAAAAAGACTGTTCAGAGGATCAATAACCTGCTACAATGACAGAAGGAAAAAAAAACAATGGCATGCCTTGCAAATAACTTGAACAGCAGGGGCCAGTGGTATCACGCTCACACAAGGAGCTGAAGTGCACGCCACCACTATCCATCCTGCTCCGGTGCTCCCACTCCCGGACTCCCCTCAGTCCCTCACTCCCACGCGCACGCATAGGCATAGCAAGCACCGCGCCCAGCCGGCCGCACCTCCGCTCCGCGCTCTCGCCCCGCCCACACAATGCGCCGCGCTGCCGCGATCCTCCTGTCCCTCGCCCTCgcagccgccgccaccaccacggcggcggcggccgtggCGAAGGCTcccgtgccgccgccgccgccgccgccgcctccgaacGTGACGGCGGAGATGGCCAAGGGCGGGTGCAAGGCGTTCGCGGGCCTGATCGCGGCGTCCCccgacgcgtcgtccacgtaccagtCGGCCGTGGAGGGCGGCATGACGGTGTTCTGCCCCTCCGACGACGCCGTGCGCGCCTTCCTGCCCAAGTACAGGAACCTGAGCGCGGACGGCAAGGCGGAGCTGCTGCTGTTCCACGCCGTGCCCGTGCACTACTCGCTGGGGAGCCTCAAGTCCAACAACGGGCCCATGAACACGCTGGCCACCGACGGCGCCGCCAGGAACTTCAACTTCACGGTGCAGAACCGGGGCGACGTCGTCACCATCGCCACGGCCGCCTCCGCGCCCGCGCGGGTCAAGTCCACGGCGCTGGACGAGGACCCGCTCGCCATCTACGTCATCAGCGCCGTGGTGGAGCCCGTGGAGCTCTTCAAGCCCGCGCCGGCGCCGGTGCCagcgcccgcccccgcccccgctagTGTCGCGGACGCGCCCAGGCCCGGCAAGGCCGCCGCGGGCCGGCGCCACCCGCCGCCCGCCGCGGCCGACGCGCCCGGCCCCGCCGCAGAGGACAACGCGGCTCCCGTGGACCAGAAGGACGCCAAGAAGAGCGCGGCCGCCGGCGCGCCGTGCGCTCTGTGGTGGCTCGCCGCCGCGCTGGCCGCGGCCTCAGCATTGGCTTAGCGATCGGTGTTGTTTGTGCCTTTAGTTTTTTCTTCCGGTGTTGATCCATTGGCGTGCGATCGTGGTTTGTGATGGCGTATTTGCGAGGTTTGTGCTTTTTTTTTTCTCGATCGGGAGAAAATAGTGTATGCCTGCTTCGGTTTAGATGTTTCTTCTTGCCTTTTTTTTTCTAGTTCTACCTGTTACCACAACTAGAGTGAGGATCAGCGCGTGTTTATCAGGAGGTGTTTGTATTTTTGGTTATGATGATGACGGACGAGTGAGGTCGGGGCACTGAATTGCTGCTCTGTCTGACGGCGACGAGCTTCTGGTGGTTTCCTTGTTATCGTAGGTTAAAATCGCTGGTATGGTACGCCAATTTCTAATGTTCATGGTCAAATCTCACTAACGAAATCTGACTTGCTACGGCCTTCATCGGAGCGCATAAACAAATGCATCGCCGGATCTCCGAAGCGAGTGCCGCCCCTACGCATTCATTTCTTGCGCCCCCAGTTGTCGGTGGATGCCATTCATTCGACACTCATCGCAGGTCAAACAACCCGAGCCACACACCACAAAAGTATACTACGCCTATACTACTGCCAATAAAAGACAAGTGGAGTGTGGCAGTAATAAAAACAAGGCCCAAGTGTTGGCTCAGAGTACCAGAGCCCTGGAGCCTGGAGGGCTGACGCAGCACTGCGGAACCGTGAGCTCCACGGGGCTTCTATTCTTGGCGCCGATCATGTGCGATGGAGCACGAAAGCGAGCAGTGCGCCACCGACGAAACGGTGGGCCTCTGACGCTGGCACCGCCCGCCCACTGCGTCATCCTCCCTGCATAGCCCAAACATCTTTTGGTGCTGGAAAGTACTTTGCACCGTCGGCCATCGATCAGTCCACGCAACGCCACTACGCCAGTATCATCTCTCGTGTCAGTGCCACAAGACGATCGGTCAGACGGTCACTGCTGCGACCCCACTCCTTGGCCCTTCACTGGTGTCCTATTAGGAACGCCTCCGACGACCTCGATGGCCTAGCAAATCCAATGTCTGCTGTAACGTCGGGTCACTAACGTGCGGAACGGAACCAGATCTATACCAGTCTCATAAATCAGTGACTCATCTGTCGTAACGTCTAGGGATGTTATGGTACAGGATCAAGTCGAGGGGGAGGGGAGCACCTGAATAGGGCACTTGGTTATTAACCTCTTCAAGCTTTGTCGGGTACCCAGTAATGGGATACCCAAGGCCAGACTCATAAGCCTCTCTGGCTCATTTATCGACAAAATCCCCACCAAGCGAGTCTACGAGGTAGGACGAACGATCAAGTCTCCGTCGAGCAAGTCTGCAAGGTGGGGCGAACGACTAAGTCTTCGCCGAGCGATTTTACGAAGCGGGATGAACGACCAAGTCTTTGCTGAGCAAGTCTGTGAGCCGGAGTGAATGACCAAGTGCCCGCCAAGCAGATCCACAAGAAAGGAACACAGGCCGACGCTATCAGCCCACGGCAGCCGCAACAAGACACAACAGTGCCAAGCCACGTCCGAACCATACATACAGTACCAAATGGTCTTTGGCGGACGCGACGTGACACCGCCGTATGCGCCCACGAGTATAACCTCACTGACTCATGGGGCCAATCAAACTAGGTCATACGGGCCTTAGCACCAGAGTCTCTACAGTGACACACGCATACCCGAAGGAACGCAACAGGTACACCATACCGGGGTGTATGTCTACGCACGCTAGGGGGTGACACAAGCCCATGACAACAGGTAGAACCACGCCACACACGACCACTCCGTGGGAGTGACTCGAAGGACCCCGCTCACTACTGTGGAGGTGTTAGCAATAGACTAGC contains these protein-coding regions:
- the LOC100284749 gene encoding fasciclin-like arabinogalactan protein 8 precursor, producing the protein MRRAAAILLSLALAAAATTTAAAAVAKAPVPPPPPPPPPNVTAEMAKGGCKAFAGLIAASPDASSTYQSAVEGGMTVFCPSDDAVRAFLPKYRNLSADGKAELLLFHAVPVHYSLGSLKSNNGPMNTLATDGAARNFNFTVQNRGDVVTIATAASAPARVKSTALDEDPLAIYVISAVVEPVELFKPAPAPVPAPAPAPASVADAPRPGKAAAGRRHPPPAAADAPGPAAEDNAAPVDQKDAKKSAAAGAPCALWWLAAALAAASALA